The Oncorhynchus tshawytscha isolate Ot180627B linkage group LG02, Otsh_v2.0, whole genome shotgun sequence genome contains the following window.
GTATATCATGGCATGTATTATTCAAGAATAGGTTTACATTTTGTGCAGCGAAATGGACATAGGCCTATAATGCACCATGTCTCATGAAAGACTGTCTGGGTTGGCAATACAGTCGGGGCCGCAACCTGGATCTACAGGCTGCGGTGAAAAgatttgcacacacacaaaaatgagGACTTCAAGAGACTCTCTCAAGTTAGATTTCATATACCTTGAATATTGCAGCCCATTTGTGCAGGCTATTAGCCAGTCAAAACCCGCTGAGTTCAACAATAAATAGTGGCTGATTTTACCCTCAAGCCAAGTACTTTTTtccagttttttaaattttaactaggcaagtcagttaagaacaaaatcttatttacaatgacggcctaccccggccaaaccctcccctaacctggacaacgctgggccaattgtgcgccaccctatgggactcccgatcactgccggttgtgatacagcccgagatTAAACCAGGGTCTGTTGTttcgcctctagcactgagatgcagtgccgtagaccactgcgccactcgggagaactTGTTTGGCTATTTGATGTGTCATTTTTATAAAAAGCAGCTAAATAGAGTACATAGCTATAGAATGTAGACTGAATAATGAAACAATCCCTAGTAAACTAGTGTTTTGAGGGTGGACTGACTATTACTTGGCATTAATAGACTGGTTTTACTCATAACAACTTTCTATCCAAGCTGGGAGAGAGCACTAGGACGGCTCATGTCATGCAAgttcaggtagcctatacaggaCAGTTGTATATTATAAAAAATCCATTGGTAGGTGATTAGTATGCTGTTGcgtaaaaacattattttacgcTCTGCAATGTTTGAATTTCCAACTTTAATTACTGAACAACATTATTGCCACCAGTCAGCAGTCTAAAAATGGCAACATTGCGACAACATGTATAGCTTCGTGAAATGTTAGGCTTAGCATGAGAAAATGACTACCAAATAGGCCTACCAATAAACATTTATCCATTAGCCAAAGCAAAGCTATAGATGCCCTCgcaatttcagcaccatggacagccatCAGTTTATTTTACACCGGTGGTATGTTTTATTTCTGTgttccccaggaagagtagctgctgccttgacaacaGCTAACAGGGCGCCTAATCAAATAAAATACTAAACTGGGGTTTGTAGTAGTAGAATATACACTGAATAATGAAACAATCCCTAGTCAACTACTGTAAAGTGGATTTGTATGATGCACAATGTTTTGCAGGGTGTGATGTTTTATTTCTGTggtccccaggaagagtagctgctgcctttacAACAGCTAACGGGGCGCCTAATAAAATACTTAAACGGGGGTTTGTAGCTATAGAATGTAGACTGAATAATGAAACAATCCCTAGCAAACTAGTGTTTTGAGGGTGGACTGACTATTACTTGGCATTAATAGACTGGTTTTGCTCACAACAACTTTCTATCCAAGCTAGGAGAGAGCACTAGGACGGCTCATGTCATGCAGgttcaggtagcctatacaggaCAGTTGTTTATGATTTTAAAAATCCATTGGTAGCTGATTAGTATGCTGTTGCATAAAAACTTTATTTTACCATCTGTAATGTTTGAATTTCCAACTTTATTTACATTATTGCCACCAGTCAGCAGTCTAAAAAATGGCAGCATTGCGACAACATGTATAGCTTTGTGAAATGTTAGGCTTACTATGAGAAAATGACTACCAAATAGGCCTACCAATAAACATTTATCCACTAGCCAAAGCAAAGCTATAGATGCCCTCacaatttcagcaccatggacagccatcagtttattattattttttttatttttttggggggggtcaaaGAAAAAGTACCAAAGCATCTGTTCAGTAagttaacacacagctcagacacccatacatacccaacAAATACTAACCTTGGGTttgtagtagtagatgtagtaaaTAGTAAGTGAGAGAGTTAGCTGTGCTTGAGTTTTGTGTGTCGGAAATACATGGAGGAAACTCATACCTacactctgttctctgttctgtattTCGACTGCCAGCGCATGGAACAGAATAATCCACTTGGCAAACCACACTATTTTCCTAActtgcaaaatgtacaatatatgCATCTTCCAAATAAAACCTGAAGTTTGGTAATTGAGAGAATTAGTAAGGAATGTTTGCATGTGCATGCATGTGGTAGGTCAGACACAGTTTAGTTTGTTGTCATACCCGTTACATTGAATTAAACTTGTAAAaacattatatataaaaaaaaaatccagtccACATATTTTAGAAGCAGATTAGAGTTTCCTAGCAACTAGCTAGTTTACGTCagattagctaacgttagctaatgtcATTTTCAGAGCAGGCTGGCTATGTAAACATAAGTATGCCAGTCAGGAAGGTACCGGCATATACATTAAATCACCAAATGTAAATAGTCACATTGCCAATACTTCTGGAAATGCATGTGCAAGAACTGACAAAAATGATTATTTACCTTCTCGCTTTTCCTCCTGGTAGCATCTCGCAGGTCTTCATCATATGTTGTGTGTCGTCTCATTCTGGATTTTGAGGGTTCAACAATTTGATCGCCCTACCACTGAGCTCTTTGACTTGAAAACAAAATTGTAGTATTATAGTAGGAATAAAAAGGTTTATAAACTGTGGTTTCACAGCTAGTTAGCTTTCCCAGTCATACCTCTCCAGTGGAGTGGGGACAAAGCAGATGTTTCCGGTTTTCACGGATACAGTATTTTCAGCCTAATTTCCGTTTCCACTGAAAAACAGATGTGGGGACTCCGTAAGGTCAGAGAGCAAGAGGCAAGACTTGAGGTTTTACTCCGCCCAAAATCTGGCAAAGAAAATAAACCCAGGAAGTGAGGAATTTTTGTAGTGAGGTCAAATGAGAGCGTGtcaaatttggtcaacaaaaatgtTATTCTAATTTCCTACGTCAGGCctatttgatcgaatagaagttcCGTAGTTGCTAGATTTATGCGAATGCACCAATATAAGTGGATGCACGTGGCATTTCggcaaattaaaaacagaaagattttatatcagagttgtgccatagagatagatagacacaTCATGGATATAAcctgttttagcatggacattgaACTTGAGGGCGTCCactattttaaagtagtcaactgggtgggcaTTCCAATAAGTTGGAATAAATCAGACAACGCAAAATAAAATGTACCGATACAATAATTGAACAGATAAAGAGATGAGTCTTCTTTCAATCTCAATGGCTGTTGTTAAAACGCggatctgccctctcattggctgaaTGGTCCCACCTGGTCTCGCCGCCTCAAACCTGTATTcaatctttgaggacatgtatttccatttccattgttagagcggtcacttaaagatcttgtcaatataatagacaatCTTTGGTTAGGTGACTTCTGAAGCTGTGAGCTAGGATATTTTATAAGATTGGAAGTGCAACACTGCCACCATCAGGACGGAGTTAGAATTTCCCCAACTTtaacaaaactgtacatttgttGAATTCTTTACTTAACTGTACTAAATACGTCAGTACATACTGAATTACTGAATTGAATACCGCAGTGTTTGTTTTAAACTACTGTGTTAATAAATACAGGACACATCAACAGACAGAGCTAATATTTTATTAGTTAATTCTCATGGGGCAGTCGGTCAACTAACCCCCATTCATTTGTAACAATGAATTGCACATTTTACAAATGGTGTACTTACAGTAGGTGTTTTAATGTGAAACAGATCTACACATagtcacatacatacagtaccagtaaaaggtttggaacaactactcattcaagggtttttctttatattcactattttccacattgtagaataatagtgaatacatcaaaactatgaaataacacatatggaatcatgtagttaccaaaaaaagtgttaaacaaatcaaattatattttatatttgagattcttcaaagtagccaccatttgccttgatgacagctttgcacactattggcattctctcaaccagcttcatcaggtagtcacctggaattcatttcaattaacaggtgtgccttgttaaatgttaattgatagaatttctttccttcttaatgcatttgagccaatcgggttgtgttgtgacaaagtaggggtggtatacagaagatagccctatttggtaaaagaccaagtccatattatggcaagtacagctcaaataagcaaagggaaaatgacagtccattactggTCAGCccatctggaacatttcaagaattttgaaagtttcttcaagtgcagttgcaaaaaccatcaagcgctagatgcaactggctctcatgaggactgccacaggaaaggaagacccagagttaactctgctgcagaggataagttcattagagttaattgcacctcagattgcagcccaaataaaagcttcagagttcaagtaaaacaAATCTCAACATCACCTGTTCAGAGCAgattgtgtgaatcaggtcttcatggtcaaattgctgcaaagaaaccactactaaaggacaccaataagaagagacttgcttgggccaaaaaaacacgagcaatgtacattagaccggtggaaatctgtcctttggtctaatgagtccaaatgtgagatttctgGTTCCACCCGATGTGTcttcgtgagacgcagagtaggtgaacggatgatatccgcatgtgtggttcccaccgtgtagcatggaggaggtgtgatggtgtgggggtgctttgctggtgacactgtcagtgattcatttagaattgaaggcacacttaaccagcatggctaccacagcacgctgcagcgatacgccatcccatcttgtttgcgctttgtgggactatcatttgtttttcaacaggacaatgacccaacacacctctaggctgtgtaagggctattttaccaaggagagtgatggagtgctgcattagatgacctggccttcacaatcgcccgacctcaacccaattaagatggtttgggatgagttgggaccgcagagtgaaggaaaagcagccaacaagggctcagcatatgtgggaactccttcaagactgttggaaaagcattccaggtgaagctggttgagagaatgccaggagtgtgcaaaactgtcatcaaggcaaagggtggctactttgaataatatcaaatatataatgatttgtttaacacttttttggttactacatgattccatgtgttatttcatagttttgacatcttcactattattctacaatgtagaaaatagtcaaataggaaaaacctttgaatgagtaggtgtgtccaaacatttaacTGGTAATGTACACTCCTGTAGTGGTCTATCACATACTCACTAATGTGGGGCGAGCATTGCTCCCTAAAGTGATACAAATGATAATGATGCTCCAATCCCATGGAACGTTAAGACATTTATATTCTGTGTTAATGATGGATGGAATGGCATCAGGGGGTTTGTATGcgtgagatgggagggagccaATCTAACAGGAGCACAGGATGTAACAGTCCCAGGGCCATCTCCTGCCGATCTGCAAGCACTAGCATTCTCCACATGAGGGCGCTGTAACAGAGAGAAATTGGAGGCAGCATTGGCGTAATGAGAAGGTTACTGTGCttctgagagacacacacacacacaccacacacacacggttctTACCTCCTCACTGGTAGAACTTCAGCTCCGTGTCCACACAGTCAAAGAACAGGTCCCCCAGTTCCTCATCTGCTGGTATTTCTCCACTGAGCAGGGCTGATATGTCCGTCAGACACTGGCCCTCCAACATCCTCAATGTCTCCGTCAGAGCATTCCCTGCGTCCTGagggacagaaacacacacacgcaaaaataCACACATgaatgcccccccacacacaagcACGTGCACAAGCAGAGAAGACCTGACAAACAGCAATTTGTGAAGTTTATAGGGAATTATAAAAGTTCAAAGTCGGTGATGTACGTAACACAATATCCATCAGTCCGTACCCACACTCatcaatgtaaaaaatgtttaacaaataataataaaaaaatactctATGAAAGTGTAGCCTATTACATTCAGCCGTGGCATATTCAACCCATATTtaattctaaccccttctacacGTACTGGGTTGGTCTCCATAGTCTGCAGGGCCCCCTCATGGGCCTTGTACAGGTCGTGCCTGCGGTCCACTTGGCTCTGGAAGCGTGGCTGCTTCCTGACCGGGTCGTCTGGGCCGTACTGTGGGGAGATCACCCTCGACACTGGGGTCACAGACTCAGAGAAGATAAAAGGCTTGAAAACAGACCTGGCAGGACGGAGGACAGTCcggtaggaggaggagggcagggggtaaggaccaaatgaaacacacagacacagagaaactCCTATCAAGACGCAGTTTTGCCAAAGGGGGAAATGATGAAGATGAAAAAGAGCAATAGAGAGATAAACGGCAAAGAGCGAATCTGAATCTTAAGAAGCACTTCCATATAGCCTGAGGGGTTCCTGGGCCTGGTTCCAAACCAATCCCTTGCCACTTCTCCTACACCCTTGTTGAGTCCCTCTTGCCAATCTGAAAGAACTGGAAAGGTATCAGCAAAATAGCAACATTACCACATAGCTCTCTGGTAGGCTAGGGGGAGTTTCCCAAACATTTCTCACACACTTATCCAGCTCATTTAGATTAAACACAAGGAGTAGACAACaatggggttagggtcagagtgATTAGTTCGGGACCAGGCCGGTGAGGTGACGCACCTGGAGGGGTCGGGGGTGGCAGTGAGGAAGTGGATGCACGGCAGGCTGGGATCGCGGGGCAGGATGGACACCATGCTGCCAGTGGTGCGGAACCCCCCAGAGTCCATGCAGATCCCACTGGGCTTGTCCCTCAGGATGGACATCATCACCTCGGCCGTCACAGAACCTGGGGAACCCAGAAAATGTATCGTCTAAGTACGTTATTAGTCGTCTATTTTTATGGGAAAGCCGACCGGAGAGGAAATGGCAGGAGACAGGAAATGGCAGGAGACAGGAAATTACATAGCTAGTTACATGTAACGTACTTTCAATGGTAAGAGGGGATACCAGGCCTTTATTATGTGTAATAAAAATAGCTGTATAAACAATACGGCAACCAAACCAAACATGTATAGTGTTGTTAATAGTCTGCTTTAACATAATTTTGGGAGTTTTTACAGTTATAAGGAGTTGAACGTGTTGAATTAGATTAGAATAGAAAGAATAGTCTCCCTCACCATCATGCTGTTGAAGGAGCTGTGTGCCCCCACTGTAGCGCTTCTTGGCCAGTTCCATCCTGGCGGGGGGATTTTCAGACTTGAACACCTCGTTGAAGCAGAACTCTCCCTCGCCGCTCCACCAACCCTGGGCCTGGGCCACACTCCGCAGCTCAGGGTGCTCAGCCGAGATATCCGTCCCGATGGTCAGCGCATTGGAGATGTTCTTCACCCCCTCTGTGGAAAGCAAAGACAGGCGGGGGGTGCACAGTTGTATGCTGCTGGTAGAAGTTGCTCAGatatacacagatatacacagCTTACCCTCCCCACTGTCCTAACCATAAGGGTAAAACCACAAAAATAATCTCCTTTGGGCAGATTTTGCTCGTAGACTGAAGAATCTGCAGAGACTGAATGGGGGGTGTGAGATAAGGAGCAGCATTAGTTCCGGTTTTGGGGTTTTCCTCGCTGGTTATTTGCACGTATCATGATTGGGTGAAGGCAGTGCTAAAACTGCTTTGGCTGAGAGATTTCTTTATGTGAGGGTGGAGACTTCATATTTGCCACTCTCAATTTCTAACACGGACTGTATGAACAAAGAAATTAATCCCTCAGCTGACCAAGTTACGTGGGATTTTACTTCTTAACAGAGATTAACCCAAAACTAACCTCTGATTCAAAACTTATGTCCCATACTACAGCTCCAGTGATGTTAGAGCAATTTTCTCACCATGTAACTTCCTGTGCCTCCCTCAGTTTCCCTCCCCAAAGTCCATTCACACTACAGCTCCCACGGTGTTACAGCAGTTTCCTCACCGGTGACTTTCTGTGCCACCCAGAGCTTGCCGGCAGTCTCCATGACCCAGGCCTCATTGCGGTCCACCAGGAGGAAGGAGTTGTGGTAGCTGAAGGGCGCCGGGTCCTCCCTGCATGGCCCCCCCTGGCCGTGCTGCTCCAGCAGACCAGTGATCACACTCACCGCCCCCCAGGCACTGTCCGCACGCTCAAGCCCCAAGCTGTCAAgcaatagaatagagtagagcagtagagtagagcagtagagtagaatagagtagagtagaatagagtagagtagaatagaatagaatagagtagaatagaatatagtagaatagagtagagcagagtagaatacctggagaatagaacagtgtttcccaaccctggtcctcgagtacccccaacagtacacatttttttgttgtagctcttgacaaacacacctcattcagctcattgagggcttgataattagttgacaagttgaatcaggtgtgcttgtccagggttacaataaaaatGTTTACTGTTGTGGGTACTCGAGGACCAGTGTTGGGATACTGGAACAGAATAGTGATAGAATAGATTATGAGTAGAATAGAATCAAATAGAACATTCTGTCTTATATTATTCCACtgacaccacatacacacagttgTGAGGCTGGTAGCAGCATAGGGCCAGCCACAGAGCAGCATAGGGTCAGCCACAGAGCAGCATAGGGTCAGCCACAGAGCAGCATAGGGTCAGCCACAGAGCAGCATAGGGTCAGCCACAGAGCAGCATAGGGTCAGCCACATAGCAGCATAGGGTCAGCCACATAGCAGCATAGGGTCAGCCACAGAGCAGCAACCCCTGGAGTAGGTTAGTCCTGCTGCTGCTATATCACTGCTATATCACTGCAGTCAGTGGTACAACAGGACCAACCTGCGGCTGCCATTGCCAACtgttaaaatgatttgttcagcgTTACACTTCAATCCTTTAAATGTTATGCTTATGACAATGTAAAGACAGCTTTGGGACATAAGTGAAAACACACTTGGGCCAGATTCAATCAAAACTCCTATGGAAATGTTTCGGCAGTAGGGCCTATCTTTGTTTACACGACTAGTCCCTACGCACACATGTAAGTATTAACCTGTGATGAAGGAAGTCTACCTAGTACATTTACAGTAGCACATCTGCTACTGCATAGCCCTATATTGCTTTTCTGACTACAGGCTGACTAAGTATATCTACTTTTCAACAAATTTACCAATTACAACAATGCATTGATTATTCACACCAAACTTTGAGTGATGTGATTCTGAAGTTAGTAAATTGATTCTCAAAGGGTAGTGCtaccctatcgttcctggtcctGGGATCCAATGTTGTCTGACATAGCCAGACAAGTCATTCAATCAGACCGCTCGGTCAGGACCCTGGAACCTGACCATACAGCCAGCCAGCCCGTCTCTCCATCTTTCGGATCAGGAGGTGATTCTGAAGTTAGGATTCACTTGGCCCCCAAAACAACACTACTGTTTGGTATGTTGGCCTACGGTCAGCCGGGCTTACCGGACCAGGTCCATTCCTAGCAAGGCTTCTCCTGGATCGATAGCTTCGCGGGTCCACACAGCCTCGTTCCCGATGCAGACCCCCTTGTCGTTGGCCCCCATCTCGGCCCCCCACAGCCAGGAAGGCCGGCTGAGGACCACAGCATGGGTGTATTCTGCTTGGGGGATCTGAATGTACGTGCACTGCAGGATGAGAGACGGAGACTTACATTGTTGTTCAATTCTCTTTTTTTTGGATTGTAACATCAAATATACTAGCAAaccctaccaacacacactcagcCAATACCTTAAGCCTGTCGTATAAACCGTTGataacataaaggcgtgaaaataaatataaatgatAGTCTATCATTCAAACTTTAAACTTTGAGAAGCGTAAATTAGAAAATGTTGATTGTGTATACCTGGGTGGAGTATTTTAGAGGTTTGATAACCCTTCTCAGTTATATTGCCCAGACTGACTGCTCACCAGTGAAAACAACACTAATCCAATTAGTGATGTTGGTCACAGAGCAAAACACCTGTTGTGAACATTTTTCAACATAACTCTGACTACAGGCTTACATACAATGTTCAGAGGGCAGATGGATTTGAGTTATTTAACCATGCTTCATCCAGGTTTAATCTCATTGAGatcaaatctctttttcaagagagcCCTGATCCAAGATGGCAGCAGGCTTGTAATTTGCAGCAGGGTCAATCTATGGGGAGAAGTGAAGCTAGGCCTAGCTTACCTCCAGCATGGTCCCAGATGGGTGACTGGTTGCCGGGTAGTAAAGAACCTCCTGGACCTCATCTCTAGGACGGTCTGAGTTCTTCCCAAAAATCACGTGATCATCTTGCGAGCCGGGGGGCAAGGACACAAAGCAGTCACACGAGAGGGGTGGCTCATGTTCTGCCATCCTGCATGAACAAGAGGACAAGCAAACACCAGAAATATATTACCAGAAAATAAACTGCTATCATATCggaggccaggagtttttcctggtcaggccaAATCATCAGGAAAAAGTCCTAGCCTTAGTCATACATTGGTCAAATCTGGAATACTCATAGTTATGTTGGTCAATAAATTGTAGAAGCGTTTAAGCAAACTCAACAatatagacatactgtatatcGCTGTCACTATTCACTATCAATTAGTCATGTTTTTACAGCTTTTCAATTTAATTTCCCACTCTGACTATTGTATATAGCCTAAGAAGCCTATACACGTAACATAAGGCATCCATCCCTGTAAAGACACAGTATCTTTAGGGAAGTCTCAGGTATAATATGTTCTTCCTGTCAACTAGTGCATTGCCCATCCCTTCTCAAACAGAGCGATAAGGAGGCAGTCTTGTGCACTGCACTTCTCGGTAATCTTTACAAATCCGAATGGTCCTTGCCGTCTCCTTCTTCTTATCAACATGGCTATTTAGTAACGCTGTCCTATTATAAAATTCGGAAACATTTTAACCAATGTGATCGAAGTCTTGCGGAGACATTATGGCCTAAAATGGTCTTTAGTCAAACGTTTATTTAAAATAGGGCCTATATAAACGGTAACGTTAGCGATGTGTCCTTGCTGTCCCTTCCCCGTTTCAGGAGATATCACGCTAAAATGCACAAATAAACGACTGTCATTTCACTTCAATCCAAGGGTTGGCTGTCATTATCATATGTTGATCAATAGGGCTACTGATATGTTGCAAATTCCTACAGTAAAATTGTTACCTTTTTAATCGCAAAACCAGACGCGGTAGCAAAGAGAAGGCAGGTTGTCGTGGAGCTACCGTACCACgtgatcgtatccaaaggttgtATTTAAAGGTCTAGTCTCGTTGATTACTTGCTGCAAATACATAACAGAAAAACAAGTGTATAGCCCTTTTCAACAATTAGCCAACAAATGTTGGTGTAACAAGGCACAATGAGATTGTTCCACATAAAGTAATTGGATAGATTCCAGATGATTCAAAAATACATCATCACAACTTTTTAGATTTGAGTCCTCTATGTTCTATTATCAAATAGATAACTGAATTATATCATATCCATCCCATCCATCGAAAATCCGACATACTTATTATTCTCCTTCTGTTTCCACCTGTAGCCCAAAACTGTAAAAGCAACCAACACCAAAACAACTTTAAAACGTGCAGGCTTGCTGTCTTCAGGTTGTAAGAACATAACTTTAAGATACTACTTATAGCTTACCTTTCACACTACAAACACTTTTGCATAAATCCCAATCACTTTTAATGGTCATAGCTTTAAATGGAGAGgataggttaaaaaaaatggaGCTGCTACTCCTCTAGAACTATTAAAGATAGAAACTCCATTCAACCTTTAAAACGTGCAGATGGTCTGGAATTGTGTGCTTGTATACAGCGTTTTGATACTATGTATACCTTTTGAACATAACTGTTTGAAACTTGCATAAAAGCTCCATAGATTTAAAGCTAAATGTGGATTTGCCACTGCTCTTGAACCATTTCAGCTACAAACACCAACCCAAAGTTGACATGTGCAGACTGACTCAACTTAGATTGCTTTTCAGAAGATTGTTTATACCACATGTACTTTTTGAACTATAATCATTTTAAACACCAACCCAATGTGGACATGTGCGGACTGAATCAACACAGTTAGTTGCGACTATTCATACTTCATAAACTATAAAGCTTGTTATATCCCATTTCATTTTAAAGGCAGAATGCAGGTTTCAACATTCTAAACTGAAATCACTGCCACAAAACTTTCAGAATGTTCAAACTGAAGACCTAAGAGAGCTTAAAAACACGTAATATGGCTAATGATGCTATAGTACTCCTTATATCTTACTATACTAGCCCACTATAACCCACTATAATAACTCCAAACCAACAAACCACCCCAAAATAGGTAACTATAACTAACCCCCGTAGCCTATGAAAACCCTATTTACTACCAATAATACTTCTACTATTACTACAGCTGttgctaccactaccactatactactacttCACAACCAAAAATACTTCAAGACGTTCAAGCACACAAATCTACTTCAGGAAATGTCATTTTCTAGTCAATTTTCTAGT
Protein-coding sequences here:
- the scrn2 gene encoding secernin-2 isoform X1, whose amino-acid sequence is MAEHEPPLSCDCFVSLPPGSQDDHVIFGKNSDRPRDEVQEVLYYPATSHPSGTMLECTYIQIPQAEYTHAVVLSRPSWLWGAEMGANDKGVCIGNEAVWTREAIDPGEALLGMDLVRLGLERADSAWGAVSVITGLLEQHGQGGPCREDPAPFSYHNSFLLVDRNEAWVMETAGKLWVAQKVTEGVKNISNALTIGTDISAEHPELRSVAQAQGWWSGEGEFCFNEVFKSENPPARMELAKKRYSGGTQLLQQHDGSVTAEVMMSILRDKPSGICMDSGGFRTTGSMVSILPRDPSLPCIHFLTATPDPSRSVFKPFIFSESVTPVSRVISPQYGPDDPVRKQPRFQSQVDRRHDLYKAHEGALQTMETNPDAGNALTETLRMLEGQCLTDISALLSGEIPADEELGDLFFDCVDTELKFYQ
- the scrn2 gene encoding secernin-2 isoform X2, whose product is MAEHEPPLSCDCFVSLPPGSQDDHVIFGKNSDRPRDEVQEVLYYPATSHPSGTMLECTYIQIPQAEYTHAVVLSRPSWLWGAEMGANDKGVCIGNEAVWTREAIDPGEALLGMDLVRLGLERADSAWGAVSVITGLLEQHGQGGPCREDPAPFSYHNSFLLVDRNEAWVMETAGKLWVAQKVTEGVKNISNALTIGTDISAEHPELRSVAQAQGWWSGEGEFCFNEVFKSENPPARMELAKKRYSGGTQLLQQHDGSVTAEVMMSILRDKPSGICMDSGGFRTTGSMVSILPRDPSLPCIHFLTATPDPSSTAQTTRSGSSHASRAKWTAGTTCTRPMRGPCRLWRPTQTQGML
- the scrn2 gene encoding secernin-2 isoform X3, which codes for MAEHEPPLSCDCFVSLPPGSQDDHVIFGKNSDRPRDEVQEVLYYPATSHPSGTMLECTYIQIPQAEYTHAVVLSRPSWLWGAEMGANDKGVCIGNEAVWTREAIDPGEALLGMDLVRLGLERADSAWGAVSVITGLLEQHGQGGPCREDPAPFSYHNSFLLVDRNEAWVMETAGKLWVAQKVTEGVKNISNALTIGTDISAEHPELRSVAQAQGWWSGEGEFCFNEVFKSENPPARMELAKKRYSGGTQLLQQHDGSVTAEVMMSILRDKPSGICMDSGGFRTTGSMVSILPRDPSLPCIHFLTATPDPSSSFRLARGTQQGCRRSGKGLVWNQAQEPLRLYGSAS